DNA sequence from the Malus domestica chromosome 11, GDT2T_hap1 genome:
TCCAAATTCAGATATGACTACCCATGTAGCAGGATAATTAATGGCATAAGATAGGATATTAGACAAAGCCAGAAAATTGGTGTGGCCTACGTGACAAACACAACTCAAAGAGGAGTGCCATGAAGCTCCAAAATAATGCAACTGCTGTCAAGATTCGTCGGCCAACTGCTTAACACGAAAATGTGTCACAGACACAGGGGCGCCGTACCCGCCTAAAACTCAAATTAACAAATGCTTAAGTGTCAAATTATCACTTTATCTCCTATCTAATCAACTTTAAAAGTCTATAaaaatcttttgcttttctcctAATTTTCTATCAGAGAAAAGATAAAGATGCAGATAGAGAGATTTGCAGCTTTTTGCTTGCTGAATAAATAAAAGCAGGAACTAGGAAGGAAATTAGGCCAACGGTTAGCTTTCTTCCCTCCAAACCCTTGTGATTCCCTTGGAATCAAAGCTAAACCCCCTTAGCAGTTGGATTTCTGGTCACCATCTGAACCCAGCTTCACCTTCCTGACATACTCTCAACACCCTTCTCCTGCTTCTCAAATGACTCGATATCCCCCTtcttataaatttcaattttgttcATGTTTTTTCATATTTGAGGTCTACCCAGTAAAGAATTTGATCCATTCTGCATGTTTTGTGCTTTTGGCGTGAGAGatttaggccttggaaattttgGGTTGTTGGGGCTGTGAAGATTTTGGTGTAAAGGTGATTGATTTGTGCTCTTGAGTGAGAGATTTTGGCCTTGgaagtttttgggtttttggaaATTCTGGTGTGAAGTTGATTAATTTATGGTATGATCCAATAAAGTTATTCAATTTCAGGTGCTTTAGTATAAAGCTGTAAGCTTTCTTGGATTTTGGAATATTTAAGAGTTGGGTTTTGGAGGGGAGAGATTTTCAGAGGTCTGCAGTTCATTTGCAATCTGAAGGCTGAAGCTTCTTCAGATCCAAAAGTGCTTTTGGCTGCTCAACTCAAATGGTATTTTTCACCTGTGTTGCTTCATTTAACTCTCATGACTATACTtgaagaaaacatgaaaaaacatGAAAGTCGCATGAATGTTATGTAACACGAGCTTTCCATCAAACCCGACTGCAATTGCAGCCCAGCACACATTTGTGAAAACTCCCAGCacaatttttgttatacaactCTCATATATTTCACGTCAGCCTCCCAATTTCAGTTCACACCATATAACACTTGTATAAGGCGCCATATTTATAGTTGCCAATAGAATCATTCTTCTATGGATAGCCGTTACATTTTTCAATCAGAACCCACGTACCAATCTGCTTCCGCTGCATTTTCATTTTCCTCAAATTATCCGGGAGATGATGGTGCGGCGGTTAGTTTGGTCAGGACAAGGTCCTCTAGAGCTCCTGCTTCCTTCTTAATGAGAATGGCTATGAGAATATCTAGAGCAAGGTGGTTCACCTTCTTGAGAAGAGTCTTCCACTACCAAAATGGTTCGAGGTCCAATCTTGGATCAAATCCTTTCGATAACAGCACTTGGATGATGCTGGAATTCATGGCTTTGGTTGTTCAAATAGGCGTGACCACGATTACCTTGGCTGTTTCGAAGAAGGAGAGGCCGGTTTGGCCTATGAGAGTTTGGATTGTTGGGTATGATATTGGTTGTGTTCTCCATATGTTGGTGCTCTTTGGGCGTTACAGGCTACTTTATCTGACTCAAAGTGATGGTTTCAACCTCTCCGATTTGGAACAGCAGAGAAGCACTGAAGATTCCAGGTACTTTTTATTGGCTTTGGTTACTTCCATTTAGTTACGAAAGATTTGTGTACGTATTTGTAGTGTAAATCATATGGAATCTTTCACGTTTCGGAGTTTGATATATGGTGTACAATGTATATGTGTAAAGGACCACACATTTGATGAACAGGTGTAGAACCTCACTCGAGCTCTTCTTTGCCGTATGGTTTGTGATGGGTAATGTTTGGGTCTTCGATTCTCGCTTTAGTTCGTTTACTGTAGCCCCGAAACTCCATGTGCTCTGCATCTCTCTGCTTGCTTGGAATGCCATTAGCTACTCCTTTCCCTTCCTGCTGTTTGTGCTGCTATGTTGCTGTGTACCCCTAATTAGCAGCCTCCTTGGATACAACATGAACATGGGATCCGTCGATAAAGGGGCTTCTGATGACCAAATTTCTCAGCTTCCCAGCTGGAGATACGAAGAAGTTAACACCAAAATAGAGCTCAGAAATGATTGCGATTCAGGATCCCTAAATGAAGATCCAGTAAGTCATAGTCATACATAAAAAGCTAATTTGGCCTTGTTATATTCATATAATCTTTGTTCTGCTTGCGGTTTCTTCACACGCGAGAATCTCCATTTTTCTTGCTTCGATGTACAATCCTAGCAGTTCAATCCCCTTAACTTTCTGAAGTCAAGAGCTTTTGTAATCGAAACCTCCGATTCTCCTCTCCATTTATTTGTCAACATAATCCGAAAAGTAGAGAATGGGGTTGTAATTTATACCTATATGTGGTACAAACTTAACTTTTAAGGTCTACTGGTTATCTGAACCATATAGCGTCAAGAAACGCCTTGTAATCTCACATGGCGGCTCATTAATTTCGTCTCTTAATCCTTTTTCGTGTGCTCGCAGGATTGCTGCATTTGCCTGGCAAAATACCGAGACAAGGAAGAAGTACGGCGGTTGCCATGTTCCCATATGTTTCACCTCAATTGCGTCGATCATTGGCTCAGAATAATATCTTGCTGTCCTCTTTGTAAGCAAGAACTGCAGAGATAGGAATTACACCAACAAAATGGTtgagttttttcttcttctttttct
Encoded proteins:
- the LOC103447198 gene encoding E3 ubiquitin-protein ligase At4g11680 isoform X2 — encoded protein: MDSRYIFQSEPTYQSASAAFSFSSNYPGDDGAAVSLVRTRSSRAPASFLMRMAMRISRARWFTFLRRVFHYQNGSRSNLGSNPFDNSTWMMLEFMALVVQIGVTTITLAVSKKERPVWPMRVWIVGYDIGCVLHMLVLFGRYRLLYLTQSDGFNLSDLEQQRSTEDSRCRTSLELFFAVWFVMGNVWVFDSRFSSFTVAPKLHVLCISLLAWNAISYSFPFLLFVLLCCCVPLISSLLGYNMNMGSVDKGASDDQISQLPSWRYEEVNTKIELRNDCDSGSLNEDPDCCICLAKYRDKEEVRRLPCSHMFHLNCVDHWLRIISCCPLCKQELQR
- the LOC103447198 gene encoding E3 ubiquitin-protein ligase At1g63170 isoform X1 → MDSRYIFQSEPTYQSASAAFSFSSNYPGDDGAAVSLVRTRSSRAPASFLMRMAMRISRARWFTFLRRVFHYQNGSRSNLGSNPFDNSTWMMLEFMALVVQIGVTTITLAVSKKERPVWPMRVWIVGYDIGCVLHMLVLFGRYRLLYLTQSDGFNLSDLEQQRSTEDSRTTHLMNRCRTSLELFFAVWFVMGNVWVFDSRFSSFTVAPKLHVLCISLLAWNAISYSFPFLLFVLLCCCVPLISSLLGYNMNMGSVDKGASDDQISQLPSWRYEEVNTKIELRNDCDSGSLNEDPDCCICLAKYRDKEEVRRLPCSHMFHLNCVDHWLRIISCCPLCKQELQR